The Bacillus sp. FJAT-27916 genomic interval GGTGGCTCAAATTATGGTTCATTCAAAGGCCGTTTATACGAAGTCGACCACACAGGAAATAACGGAGTTGGGAAGAAAATCAGCAGCTTTTAAGATGGATGTGACAAATCGAGAGGAAGTCGAACGAGTGATGGCTGAGGTCATCAGCCAGTTTGGCCGTATTGATATACTCGTCAACAATGCAGGAACCTTGGATCATACTGCCAGACTAGAAGATCAAAATGATGATTATTGGAGCAGGGACTTGAACGTCAATTTGACAGGTGCCTATAACTGCTGCAAATCCGTTTGGAAGTATATGAAGGATCAAAAGGAAGGGCGCATTATTAATATGGCATCAGTGGCCGGGACACATGGCGGATATGGGCAAGCTAGTTATGCGACCACAAAAGCCGGTATTCTGGGATTGACGAAATCCTTAGCGCTTGAAGGAGCGAAATATCAAATTACCGTTAATGCGATTGTGCCGGGAATTATCAATACGGAAGCCTTCCAATATACGAATCCGTCGATGAGAGACAGAATGATTGCGCGAACTGCTTTTAAACGGCCGGGTGAACCGGAGGACATTGCTAATGCGATAACCTTTCTCTCAAGTAAGGAAGCCTCTTATATAACAGGTGTTGCTCTGCCGGTAGCAGGCGGCATTGATCTATTTACATTTTAAGAGAGGAGGGAGATTGCCGAGATGAATGATCGAGATGCCATAATCATAGAGGCTGTCAGGACGCCTATTGGACGAAAGGGTGGAATCCTCACCAGCTATCGTCCAGATGAAATGGCAGCACATGTGTTAAGGAAATTGACTGAGCGAATTGGAATAGACCCAATGGAAGTTGAGGATATCAAAATGGGCTGTGTTACCCAAATTGGTGAACAAGGTATGAATATTGGCCGAATTGCCAGCTTGATTGCTGGATTTCCTGTTGAGGTATGCGGGTCCAGCACGAATAGGATGTGCGGATCAAGTCTCGATACATTGGCCCAATCGGCTCATGCCATCATGGCGGGGATGAGTGATTGTACGATTGCTGCTGGTGTAGAAAATATGAATCGGGTACCTATGGGAAGTGATGGCGGTGATTTCCCTGATATGCTTATGAGCCAGTACACAATCATCCCGCAAGGATTCTCGGCAGAGCTGATTGCACAGAGGTGGCAGATTTCCCGGGAGGAGATGGACCACTTCTCCCTTTCGAGTCATCAGAAAGCACTTGATGCTATTGAAGAAGGAAGGTTTGAACGGGAAATCGTGCCGATTGAGGTCAAAAATGAAACGGGAGATAAAGTGATGTTCGAGGCTGATGAAACCCCGCGCCCCAATACCTCCTTGGCCCGCTTATCCGAGCTAAAACCCTCGTTTCTTCCAGATGGTCATGTGACAGCAGGAAACGCAAGCCAAATTAGTGACGGGGCAGCAGCGGTCTTGCTCACATCACGAAAAAAGGCAAAGGAGCTTGGTTTGCATCCACGAGCAAGGGTCGTTGCGACCGCAATCGCAGGCGTCGACCCGGAAATTATGCTGACCGGAATCATTCCTGCAACGAAGAAGGTATTAGAGAAGGCCGGATTGACAATGGAGGATATCGATTTATTTGAGGTCAATGAAGCCTTTGCCTCCGTTGTGCTCGCATGGGCAAAAGAGCTTAATGCCGACATGGATAAAGTGAATAGGAACGGAGGGGCCATTGCGCTCGGCCATCCTCTTGGAGCCAGCGGTGCCCGAATCATTGCCACGATGATCAATGAACTCGATCGTGTAAATGGAAGATATGGCCTTGCGACGATGTGTATTGGATTTGGCCAGGCTATTGCTGTCATTATTGAACGGGAGGTTTAACTATGGGTGTGAACTGTACGTTGGAAGTCGGAGGGAAGACAGCTATGCTGACGATTAATCGCCCGCCGCTCAATACGCTCAGCAGAGATACTCTATATGAGATTGAAGGGTATTTGGATGACTTTGAGAGCAATGATGGAATCCGTGCCATTATTATAACTGGTGTTGGTGATAAGTTCTTCTCGGCGGGAGCAGATGTAAATGAATTTGCTGAACTGGCAGACCCGGGCAAGGCAAGATCAATGATTCAGCGAATGCATCATTTGTTTAACCGAATCGAAAGCTTTCCAAAGCCGATTATCGCGGCTGTAAATGGCCGGGCTCTCGGAGGAGGGAATGAACTTCAAATGGCGTGTCATCTAGCCATTGCAAGTGAAGCGGCTGATTTCGGTCTTCCGGAAATCAAGCTGGGGATTATTCCGGGATATGGAGGAACGCAGCGTCTTCCTCGGTTAATTGGAAGCAGGCGGGCACTAGGGCTTATGCTGAGTGGTGAAACCATTTCAGCAAAAACGGCGCTTGAATATGGATTGGTCAATCAGCTAGTTCCAGCAAATGGATTTCTTGAAACGGCGCTTGCTTATGCGGATCAATTAGCAGAAGGGCCGCCGCTGGCCATTCGAGGGATATTAGATGCGGTGAGCAGAGGAATGGAAACAACGCTTGATGAAGGCTTGCAAATTGAGCTTGAGCATAATGTAAGCATAGTACGCTCTGAGGATGCAATTGAAGGAATTAGTGCCTTCTTTATGAAAAGAAAGGCTGAATTTAAAGGGAAATAAAAAAGAAAAGGGCTTCCCGTAATAAACTGGTACCCCTGTCAAGGACACATTAAAAAAAAGAGACTAAGCTACGAGAAGATGATTCCTAAATTGAACAGGGGTCATCTTCTTTAAGTTCCATTGATAACGGTCATAATTATAGTAATTGATGTAGTGCTTTATTTTGGCCTTTAGTTCATTCAGTGTCTGGCAAGATCGATAATCGACTTCATCTTTGAGGTGCCCAAAGAACGATTCCTGAGGGGCATTGTCCCAACAGTTTCCCCGGCGAGACATGGATTGTCCCAATCCATATTTCTTCAATAATTTTTGATAACGAGGACTTGTGTAATGGCTTCCTTGATCGGAGTGGATAAACGCATCCTTGTCTAATTTTACTTTCTTGTTGTTCATTAACTTATGGATCGTCTGCGTGGCGATATCCAATGTAATTCGGTCTGAAACATGGTAAACGAGGATTTCGTTCGTCGAGGCATCTTTTATGGTCGACAAATAAGCCATCTGTCTTCCGGCATATGGCAAATAGGTGATATCTGTTAATAGTACTTTACCAGGAACTCCTTGTTTGAATTCTCGGTTCAACTTGTTTGGAACGACCTGGTGTTCCTTAGTGGCTTTGGCGATTTTCCTATAAGGATTTGACCTCCTGTGAGGACAGACAATCCCATATTTCCTCATGATTCGTTGAATCTTTTTTCGACTAAAGAGGACTCCATACTTATTTTCTAATACCATCTTAATGGAGCGAGACCCCTTCTTATACCCGCGTCGTTTGAACGCTTTTAAAATGAGCTCTTTCGCTTCTAAATCTAATTGTTCTCTTGCTTTACGGACCTCAAAAGCCTTTAAGTAACTGTAGTAACCCGAACGGGATACGCCTAAGAGGGCACAAAAGTATGCCGTCAATCGCTTGAATGAATGTTGTTCCAAGGTCTCATAAATCAGCTGATAGATTCTATTTGGAGCGAGGTTTTGACTTTCGTTTAACAGCCTCCTTTCGGTCATTTCTAGCTTTTTTAATAGCTCTATTTGTCCTTCCAACAGCTTAATTTGAGCTTCTTGGCGTTTAATCACTTCAGATGGTGAGAGTTCCCGTTTTAACGGCCTTCCAGATGCCGTTTTCCTTGAATCCGTGAGTCCAAGTAACCCATTGGTTTCATAGGCTTTCTTCCACCTATAGGCCGATTGTTCGATTCGCTTCATTCCAATGAGGTCGACATCAAAACCGCCCTCCATAAAAATTTGCCGGGGAAGCTTTCCCGTCATATACTCATCAATAAATCTATTTTTAAATGCATCTGTATAGGTGATGGATCGCTCGCTGACACGTTGTACATTTGGGTTTTTTTGAAGTAGTTTAATCTCTCTAGATGTAAATGTAATCTTACTCATGGTATCCCCTTGTATCTTATTTCATGACCTCTAGTATATAAGAAAACCTGTAGCTAGGACACTCTTTTTCAAGTGTCCTAACTACAGGTACCAGTTTATAAAGGTAAGCCCTTTTTCTCATTCATTAATTCTGCTTTGTGAAGCCCTCTTCCATCAAGTAGGATTTTGCTTCATTGTAGGATGGGAATGTACCGTCTAAATAGATGCCGGCATACACATTCCACATATCCTCCTCAAGGATGATGGTGAGGGTATGACCCTCTTCATTTCTCCATACCTCTTCGACTGCCTCTCCTTCAATGGTGATGGCTTCGTTCGGGTTGATTGATAGAAGATCAATGGATTTCTGAATCAATGTGCGCAGGTCCTCTTCTGAGTAGTCACGAATATTAACCATGCCTTTTTGGTCAACAGGGTATCCTGGAATCCCTTCTGCATACACAAAGCCATTCCCGTTCGGGTGCAGATGATAAATGACATTCTTTTTGTCAGTCTTGCTCTCTGGGAATTGGAAATTCACGCGCCCCAGTGACACGTTTTTTTGTTCAAGCTCTGGAAAGCTTGCCGCTATAGCGAGTTTTTCTTCAAACGTTAACATACTTCCTCCAAATAAGTGGATTTTTCTATTCGTCCATTATATCATTAGTTATTAAAAACCATCATGTTCAGAGTGTTAAATCATTGAAGGAGGCGGTGAGTATATGACAAACGGACAGAATCGCAGCCAAATCAAGCCAGGGCTCGAGGTCGATATCGTCTTAAAAAAGGATCAGCGAAGCGGGACATTAACAAGAGGAATCGTGAAAGATATCTTGACGAATTCACCGACACATCCCCATGGCATCAAGGTTAGGCTGACTGATGGACAAGTGGGAAGGGTAAAGCATATCGTACAGTAAATGACCTATTTCTTGATAACAAAACAGGCGGATGTCTTTCCGCCTGTTTTGTTTGTCTCAAACTTACAAGAGATAAAAGCTTCATGCAGATTGTTTCTGGAGTTTAATAATGAAAATGACGGGATATTTAACGAAAACTCATCCAGCTTATTTGAACTACCATTTTGAATGCGTTTCTTCAGAATTTCATGCTTTAAGGGCGAAAGCTTATCATATATGGGCGAACAGCCATCTTTAAGGGAAAAAGACAGAGGCTAAGGGCTAACCATCTTTGGTCACATGTTATCTCAGTCCGTCCAGCTGGAGAAAGGCAAAAGCCTTTCCTCTGAAATAAAAAAAGCCGCCTCCCAAAGACTAGTTCAGGAAGCCGCTTTGTATAATTCAATCCATTTCCTTATGGTGAAATGGACATTTTCCAGTTATCGGCTCACTATCATCACCGATGAAGAATTGCTTCCATTCATTATGCGCCGGGTCGCCATAATGGCTGATATCCGGGTGCTTCGGAAGCTGGTCCCATGCTTCAACTCGTTCACGCACCTTTTCACGTGACATGATTCCACCTTTTTCTGTCCCCTTTAAGCCTTCGAAGATTTTCCTGGGCTGAAAGCCAATCACGAGGCTGCTGCCGAGATCACGTGTTTTCCGCTGCTTATAGGCCGGACAATTGCCGAAAGCAAATATCGGCTCACCGCCAAAATGGAAGTCCCATAAATAGTGGTCTGGATCCTTAGGTGCCATTTGCGGCCATGGAGCAGGATCTTGTTCATGCAAGTATTGCAGAACCCTCCAGAAATAATCACGATAATAAGGGATGTCTCTCGGCTCTTTTTCGGGCTCTACAAAAAGGAAGAAGCCATGACGAACTTTTGTCGGCTGCTTGAATAAATCAAGAAAGCCTTCAAGCGCCTTCGGCAGATTGGACCAATCCTCATGAGTAATATAGGCATAACGAAGCTCGCCCTTATTCTCGGCCTTCATTCCGAAATAGCATGGGAACGTGGGGTCGGTTACGATTTTTTTAAAGGTTCTGTATTCCTCTGTGACCCATGCCGGTACTATCGAAGCATTTTCCATATCCTCTTTTTGAAGCAATTCACGATTTACCTGATTGATTAATGACATAAAACGATTCTCCTGTTCATTTAGATAGTGAATTATTCCCTAAAAAAGAAGTTTCAAACAATTTATGAATCCACTGTATTTTGAATTGTTTATTTTATGAAAAAACAGTATAGTGAGGGTAGAAAGTTTATTAATTAATTTAATAAAGTAAAATGAAAAGGGTTTCGAGAGAATGCGATTGAGGTGAATTAATATGCCATCCATCTATCAAACAATTCAAAGTCTGCTCCAATATGGCATCGACAATAGTCTCCTGCCAAAAGAAGATGAAATTTATACACGGAACAGGCTTATGTCTGTGTTAGACCTTTCAGAATGGGTTGAAAGTGAACCGCTCGAGGGAAGGTCTACTATTCACGAAATCCTGGATACTATTCTTGATATTGCGGAGGAAAAGGGGAGTATCTCTAATACAATGACCGAGCGAGATCTCCTAAATGCGGAGCTAATGACCTGCTTGCTGCCAAGGCCGTCTGAGGTTATTCGTCAGTTCAGAGAGAATTATGTGTCGAGTCCCGTCAAAGCAACAGACCAATTCTATCACTTCTCTATCCTGTCCAACTATATTCGTATGGACCGTATTCAAAAAAATCAACTATGGAAGACCAAGACAGAATACGGCGAACTGGACATTACGATTAATTTATCCAAGCCGGAGAAAAACCCTCGGGAAATTGCGATGCTGAAGAATGCACCTTCCTCTTCTTATCCCAAATGCCTGCTTTGTCCGGAGAATGAAGGATACAAGGGAACACTTACCCATCCGGCGAGGGGAAATCACCGCATTATTCCGCTCTCTATTAATCATGAAGACTGGTATTTACAGTACTCGCCATATGTTTACTATCCAGAGCATTGCATCGTGCTTAGGAAAGAACATATGCCCATGAAGATTTCAAGAGAAACATTTGACCGGCTGCTCGATTTCGTTGACCAATTCCCGCATTATTTCATTGGCTCGAATGCAGACCTGCCGATTGTTGGGGGATCGATCTTAAATCATGACCATTTCCAAGGGGGGCGTTATACATTTGCGATTGAAGAAGCCCCAATCACCCAAACCTTTACGCTGGCTGGTTACCCGAATGTATCGGCAGGCATTGTGAAATGGCCGATGTCAGTCATTCGCCTCCGTGGTGAAAAGGAAGAAGTAGCTATGGTAACAGAGCGTATTTGGAAAGTGTGGCAGACCTATAGCGATGAAGGGGCCGATATTCATGCCTATAGCGGCAGCACGCCTCATAACACGGTAACACCAATTGCTAGAAGGAGAGGCGGTTTATTTGAGATGGATATTGTCCTGCGGAATAATCGGACGTCACCTGAGCATCCAGATGGAATCTTCCATCCGCATCAGGAGCTGCATCATCTTAAGAAAGAGAATATCGGACTAATTGAGGTGATGGGACTTGCTGTGCTTCCTGGTCGGCTTGTAGAAGAAGTGAATAGGCTATCTCATTATTTAGTAGAGAGCACGGAAAAGGAAGAATGGCAGACTGATATGTTAAAGCATTATGACTGGTATGAGGAAATCAGGACAAGACGGGGGCAGCTGACAAGCGATACAGTTAATGAAATCATGCAAGAGGAAATTGGAGCCCGGTTCTTAACCGTACTTGAGCACTCAGGAGTATTTAAGCAAACAGCAGAGGGTCAGCAAGCCTTCATTCGCTTTATTGACCAAATTCATAGCTGATAAAAGGGAGGAAGAGATGATGGAAAAACAACATTTACTTCAAGAATTTTATAAAAGATTCGGTCGCATTGGAGAAGGGGCTCGCGTATTCTTCACACCAGGACGCGTGAACTTGATCGGTGAATATACAGACTTTAATGGGGGGCATGTTTTCCCGGCATCTCTTTCTGTTGGAACATGGGCAGTCGCTCGCCTGCGGAAGGATGGTGTCTACCATTTCCAATCCACGAATTTTGATACTACAGCGCAGACAGCAGTTGATTCCATTGTGTACAAGAAGGAGGATGACTGGGCTAATTATCCGAAGGGAGTACTAGTAGAATTGCTCGAGCTTGCCGGAGATGAAGAAGCACGTTATACGGGTGCTGACATCATGTTCCACGGCAATATTCCAAATGGGGCTGGCCTTTCCTCATCTGCTTCTATTGAAGTGTTGACCGGACTAGCATTAAGTGAACTAGCTGGGTGTCAGGTTGATAAAGTAGAATTGGCGAAGCTGTCTCAAAGAGCTGAGAACAAGTTCGTTGGTGTCAATTGCGGCATTATGGATCA includes:
- a CDS encoding thiolase family protein gives rise to the protein MNDRDAIIIEAVRTPIGRKGGILTSYRPDEMAAHVLRKLTERIGIDPMEVEDIKMGCVTQIGEQGMNIGRIASLIAGFPVEVCGSSTNRMCGSSLDTLAQSAHAIMAGMSDCTIAAGVENMNRVPMGSDGGDFPDMLMSQYTIIPQGFSAELIAQRWQISREEMDHFSLSSHQKALDAIEEGRFEREIVPIEVKNETGDKVMFEADETPRPNTSLARLSELKPSFLPDGHVTAGNASQISDGAAAVLLTSRKKAKELGLHPRARVVATAIAGVDPEIMLTGIIPATKKVLEKAGLTMEDIDLFEVNEAFASVVLAWAKELNADMDKVNRNGGAIALGHPLGASGARIIATMINELDRVNGRYGLATMCIGFGQAIAVIIEREV
- the galT gene encoding UDP-glucose--hexose-1-phosphate uridylyltransferase; translated protein: MPSIYQTIQSLLQYGIDNSLLPKEDEIYTRNRLMSVLDLSEWVESEPLEGRSTIHEILDTILDIAEEKGSISNTMTERDLLNAELMTCLLPRPSEVIRQFRENYVSSPVKATDQFYHFSILSNYIRMDRIQKNQLWKTKTEYGELDITINLSKPEKNPREIAMLKNAPSSSYPKCLLCPENEGYKGTLTHPARGNHRIIPLSINHEDWYLQYSPYVYYPEHCIVLRKEHMPMKISRETFDRLLDFVDQFPHYFIGSNADLPIVGGSILNHDHFQGGRYTFAIEEAPITQTFTLAGYPNVSAGIVKWPMSVIRLRGEKEEVAMVTERIWKVWQTYSDEGADIHAYSGSTPHNTVTPIARRRGGLFEMDIVLRNNRTSPEHPDGIFHPHQELHHLKKENIGLIEVMGLAVLPGRLVEEVNRLSHYLVESTEKEEWQTDMLKHYDWYEEIRTRRGQLTSDTVNEIMQEEIGARFLTVLEHSGVFKQTAEGQQAFIRFIDQIHS
- a CDS encoding YqcI/YcgG family protein, yielding MSLINQVNRELLQKEDMENASIVPAWVTEEYRTFKKIVTDPTFPCYFGMKAENKGELRYAYITHEDWSNLPKALEGFLDLFKQPTKVRHGFFLFVEPEKEPRDIPYYRDYFWRVLQYLHEQDPAPWPQMAPKDPDHYLWDFHFGGEPIFAFGNCPAYKQRKTRDLGSSLVIGFQPRKIFEGLKGTEKGGIMSREKVRERVEAWDQLPKHPDISHYGDPAHNEWKQFFIGDDSEPITGKCPFHHKEMD
- a CDS encoding SDR family NAD(P)-dependent oxidoreductase, coding for MMPFSLEGKVALVTGASRGLGRADALCLARAGADVIVTDILIEDDEQIDATSEKLGPVAQIMVHSKAVYTKSTTQEITELGRKSAAFKMDVTNREEVERVMAEVISQFGRIDILVNNAGTLDHTARLEDQNDDYWSRDLNVNLTGAYNCCKSVWKYMKDQKEGRIINMASVAGTHGGYGQASYATTKAGILGLTKSLALEGAKYQITVNAIVPGIINTEAFQYTNPSMRDRMIARTAFKRPGEPEDIANAITFLSSKEASYITGVALPVAGGIDLFTF
- a CDS encoding enoyl-CoA hydratase/isomerase family protein, whose product is MGVNCTLEVGGKTAMLTINRPPLNTLSRDTLYEIEGYLDDFESNDGIRAIIITGVGDKFFSAGADVNEFAELADPGKARSMIQRMHHLFNRIESFPKPIIAAVNGRALGGGNELQMACHLAIASEAADFGLPEIKLGIIPGYGGTQRLPRLIGSRRALGLMLSGETISAKTALEYGLVNQLVPANGFLETALAYADQLAEGPPLAIRGILDAVSRGMETTLDEGLQIELEHNVSIVRSEDAIEGISAFFMKRKAEFKGK
- a CDS encoding YwbE family protein, which gives rise to MTNGQNRSQIKPGLEVDIVLKKDQRSGTLTRGIVKDILTNSPTHPHGIKVRLTDGQVGRVKHIVQ
- a CDS encoding IS3 family transposase, with protein sequence MSKITFTSREIKLLQKNPNVQRVSERSITYTDAFKNRFIDEYMTGKLPRQIFMEGGFDVDLIGMKRIEQSAYRWKKAYETNGLLGLTDSRKTASGRPLKRELSPSEVIKRQEAQIKLLEGQIELLKKLEMTERRLLNESQNLAPNRIYQLIYETLEQHSFKRLTAYFCALLGVSRSGYYSYLKAFEVRKAREQLDLEAKELILKAFKRRGYKKGSRSIKMVLENKYGVLFSRKKIQRIMRKYGIVCPHRRSNPYRKIAKATKEHQVVPNKLNREFKQGVPGKVLLTDITYLPYAGRQMAYLSTIKDASTNEILVYHVSDRITLDIATQTIHKLMNNKKVKLDKDAFIHSDQGSHYTSPRYQKLLKKYGLGQSMSRRGNCWDNAPQESFFGHLKDEVDYRSCQTLNELKAKIKHYINYYNYDRYQWNLKKMTPVQFRNHLLVA